From Acinetobacter lwoffii, a single genomic window includes:
- a CDS encoding Fic family protein: MFETIDDLKKKLDQHRPLSPSIVKNLQEDLIIRWTYHSNAIEGNTLTLLETKVVLEGITVGGKALREHFEAINHRNAIYYVEDIIRKEEPFSEWQIRNIHQLILKNIDDDNAGRYRQQNVLISGATSTPPDYTLLNDKMAQLVDWYNSEAHKLHPIERAAKVHADFVGIHPFIDGNGLTSRLLMNLELLKAGYPPCVITVENRLAYYEALDQWMAYGKTEAFIQLVSAAVLEGFKPYQVVLNL, translated from the coding sequence ATGTTTGAAACTATTGATGATTTAAAGAAAAAATTAGATCAACATCGCCCTCTCTCTCCCTCAATTGTCAAAAATTTACAAGAAGATCTTATTATCCGCTGGACCTATCATTCCAATGCAATTGAAGGTAATACCCTCACCCTGCTAGAAACAAAAGTAGTACTCGAAGGTATTACTGTTGGTGGAAAAGCATTAAGAGAACACTTCGAAGCGATCAACCATAGAAATGCAATTTACTATGTTGAAGATATCATTCGGAAAGAGGAGCCTTTTTCTGAATGGCAAATTCGTAATATCCATCAGCTTATCTTAAAGAATATTGATGATGATAATGCTGGACGTTATCGTCAGCAAAATGTCCTGATATCAGGTGCTACGTCTACCCCGCCTGATTACACGTTATTAAATGACAAGATGGCTCAATTAGTAGACTGGTATAATAGTGAAGCACATAAGCTACATCCAATTGAACGTGCAGCCAAAGTACATGCTGATTTTGTTGGCATTCATCCATTCATTGACGGCAATGGTCTCACGTCACGTCTTTTGATGAATCTTGAACTATTAAAAGCAGGCTATCCGCCTTGTGTGATTACAGTAGAAAATCGTTTGGCTTACTATGAGGCTTTGGATCAGTGGATGGCATATGGGAAGACCGAAGCGTTTATACAATTAGTCTCCGCTGCTGTACTAGAAGGGTTTAAACCGTATCAAGTTGTTTTAAATCTTTAA
- a CDS encoding Fic family protein yields the protein MRYQPPYTITSRIIHLIAQISESIGRLTALTQIQDSLKLRKANRIRTIQGSLAIEGNTLSTEQITAILNGKTIIAPPKEVQEVRNALKAYEEIQNWNPDQETHLLKAHQILMTGLIDEIGQYRHGGVGVMSGDRVVHMAPPANQVQRLMRELLQWLAEGNEHPLIQSSVFHYEFEFIHPFADGNGRMGRLWQTLILSQWNPIFLNIPVESLIYQNQKAYYDALQASTDRSDSAPFIEFILQMILDAILSSDASDQDTAQASVQVSDQVKRLVQKMEQKEYSLAELMALLDLSHRATFQKNYLTPALEAGVIERTFPDKPKSPKQKYKLKN from the coding sequence ATGAGATATCAACCGCCTTATACGATCACCTCTAGAATTATTCACTTGATTGCACAAATTAGTGAATCAATAGGGCGTTTGACTGCATTAACCCAAATTCAAGATAGCCTTAAATTGCGAAAAGCAAATCGTATCCGAACGATTCAAGGGTCTTTAGCGATCGAAGGGAATACCTTGAGTACAGAGCAAATCACAGCGATCCTGAATGGCAAGACCATTATCGCGCCACCTAAAGAAGTTCAAGAAGTCCGTAATGCCCTAAAAGCATATGAAGAAATTCAAAATTGGAACCCTGATCAAGAAACACATTTGCTGAAAGCACATCAAATATTGATGACAGGACTGATTGATGAAATTGGACAGTATCGTCATGGCGGTGTTGGTGTGATGTCAGGGGATCGGGTCGTGCATATGGCTCCGCCTGCAAATCAAGTCCAGCGTTTAATGAGAGAGTTATTACAGTGGTTGGCTGAAGGCAATGAGCACCCATTGATTCAGAGTTCAGTATTTCATTATGAGTTTGAGTTTATACATCCATTTGCTGATGGCAATGGGCGTATGGGACGTTTATGGCAAACTTTAATCTTAAGCCAGTGGAATCCAATTTTTCTCAATATCCCTGTAGAAAGCTTGATTTATCAAAACCAAAAAGCTTATTACGATGCATTGCAAGCGAGCACAGATCGCTCAGATTCAGCACCTTTTATTGAGTTTATTTTGCAGATGATTTTAGATGCAATACTCAGTTCTGATGCCAGCGATCAAGATACCGCTCAAGCTAGCGTACAAGTTAGCGATCAAGTTAAACGTCTCGTCCAGAAGATGGAGCAGAAGGAATATAGCTTAGCTGAGCTTATGGCTCTATTAGACTTGTCCCATCGAGCAACATTCCAAAAAAATTATTTAACTCCAGCATTAGAAGCCGGTGTGATTGAACGCACCTTTCCTGATAAGCCTAAGAGTCCTAAGCAAAAGTACAAATTAAAAAATTGA
- a CDS encoding LysR family transcriptional regulator, which produces MDRNLQFLAPLNGINKKRLRYFYTVMMFGSMRKAADILNIEQSAMSRQIQLFESELKINLFKSKGRHIIPTEAAYLVLEYFKENKNRENELFDSLFQLQSSQLGKVNIVSSESYMQHMIYDVLRHVHYKYPNLEIQLELMSAQHVVRHIVDSLAHIGLAYNPPFHIDISTIAHKTEPFILAVPAGHPLAKLKHRICLSEISDYKFALMPVGHGFRQLLDSEMVRLQVNLNIGLTTNSIYALKNYVVAGHGISAMRYADIADAVKEGQAVALTIDSELCNTAQTQLKVRKNTHLSESKHLLIERIRSSFDLLF; this is translated from the coding sequence ATGGACAGAAACTTGCAATTCCTTGCGCCACTGAACGGAATCAATAAAAAGCGTTTGCGTTATTTCTATACGGTGATGATGTTTGGCTCGATGCGCAAAGCGGCAGATATCCTGAATATTGAACAGTCCGCCATGAGCCGACAAATTCAACTCTTTGAATCAGAATTAAAAATAAACCTGTTCAAAAGTAAGGGTCGGCATATTATTCCGACTGAAGCCGCCTATCTGGTACTTGAGTATTTCAAGGAAAATAAAAATCGTGAAAATGAATTATTTGATAGTTTATTTCAGCTGCAATCTTCTCAACTCGGCAAAGTGAACATTGTTTCAAGTGAAAGTTATATGCAACACATGATTTATGATGTACTTCGACATGTGCATTATAAATATCCAAATCTTGAAATCCAGTTAGAATTAATGAGTGCCCAGCATGTGGTACGACATATTGTGGACAGCCTGGCGCATATTGGACTGGCGTATAATCCTCCATTTCATATAGACATCAGCACCATTGCCCATAAAACAGAACCTTTTATTCTGGCTGTTCCTGCCGGTCATCCTCTTGCCAAGCTCAAGCATCGCATTTGTCTTTCCGAAATTTCAGACTATAAATTTGCCTTAATGCCCGTAGGGCATGGTTTCCGTCAGCTACTCGACAGTGAAATGGTGCGCTTACAAGTGAACCTGAATATTGGTCTGACCACCAATTCTATTTATGCCTTAAAAAATTATGTGGTGGCTGGACATGGGATTTCCGCCATGCGCTATGCAGATATCGCAGATGCGGTTAAAGAAGGTCAGGCCGTTGCCTTAACTATTGATTCCGAGCTGTGCAACACGGCTCAGACCCAATTGAAGGTCCGCAAAAATACCCATTTGTCAGAGTCGAAACATTTATTAATTGAGCGTATTCGTTCTAGTTTTGATTTGCTCTTTTAA